One region of Candidatus Bathyarchaeia archaeon genomic DNA includes:
- a CDS encoding FUN14 domain-containing protein has product MSALTPLSYQLGVGGIGGFIAGYALKKFMKIVAVIIGLFILALVYLGYRGIITVNYGELGDSVSGALGLSGQAAELITPIIAHLPFAGAFGLGFFLGFKMG; this is encoded by the coding sequence TTGAGCGCTTTGACGCCACTTTCATATCAGCTCGGAGTGGGAGGAATTGGAGGATTCATAGCTGGATACGCTTTGAAGAAGTTCATGAAAATCGTAGCTGTCATAATCGGTTTGTTCATACTCGCACTTGTATACCTCGGCTACAGAGGCATCATTACCGTTAACTATGGTGAACTGGGAGACTCTGTTTCGGGCGCTCTAGGTCTGTCAGGCCAAGCGGCAGAATTGATAACGCCGATTATTGCGCACTTGCCTTTCGCGGGCGCCTTCGGTCTGGGCTTCTTCTTGGGCTTCAAGATGGGTTAA
- the thiL gene encoding thiamine-phosphate kinase: MESLGERMIIDMILKRLEPMPDMPIPFGDDASAVDLGNGRLGVIKTDMLVGKTDVPPEMSLWQAARKAVVMNISDLAAKGAKPVALMVSLGVPRHFTEKDIEEIANGLNAGAREYGAYILGGDTSEACDLIINCAVFGIADKRILMLRSGAKPGDIVAVTGSFGKTAAGLRILLGLISPPARLEKKLIDSVLMPKARLNEGLALAQTGAITSSIDSSDGLAWSLHELSKASNVGFLIDNLPIAEEVADLAKRHEVDPVELCLYGGEEYELVVTVKPALLERARKKVPLIRIGKATAEKTLTLKMFKKRVPIAPRGWEHFKTTIPKSRMRKGGIFS; encoded by the coding sequence GTGGAATCTCTAGGCGAGCGCATGATAATTGACATGATTCTGAAACGCTTGGAACCAATGCCTGACATGCCTATACCCTTCGGAGATGATGCTTCTGCAGTTGATCTTGGAAACGGAAGGCTTGGCGTCATCAAGACTGACATGCTTGTGGGTAAGACTGACGTGCCGCCTGAGATGAGCCTATGGCAAGCGGCGCGCAAAGCTGTGGTCATGAACATCAGCGATTTGGCTGCAAAAGGTGCAAAGCCTGTTGCATTGATGGTTTCGCTTGGCGTTCCACGGCACTTCACAGAAAAGGACATTGAAGAGATCGCTAACGGATTGAATGCCGGCGCTCGCGAATACGGCGCTTACATTCTGGGCGGAGACACAAGCGAAGCCTGCGACCTCATCATTAACTGCGCCGTTTTTGGTATTGCTGACAAGAGAATCTTGATGTTGCGTAGCGGAGCCAAGCCAGGCGACATCGTTGCAGTCACAGGCTCATTTGGGAAGACGGCTGCAGGACTCAGAATTCTACTTGGACTTATCTCGCCTCCCGCACGGCTTGAGAAAAAGCTGATTGACAGCGTCCTCATGCCCAAAGCGCGGCTTAACGAAGGACTAGCCCTAGCGCAGACTGGCGCAATCACCAGCTCAATTGACTCAAGTGACGGTTTAGCTTGGAGCCTCCACGAACTCTCAAAAGCTAGCAATGTGGGCTTCCTAATTGATAATCTGCCAATAGCCGAGGAGGTTGCCGATCTTGCCAAGCGACATGAGGTTGACCCAGTTGAGCTTTGCCTCTATGGTGGAGAGGAATACGAACTTGTTGTGACAGTTAAGCCAGCGTTGCTGGAGAGAGCTAGGAAAAAAGTGCCACTGATCAGGATTGGCAAGGCGACAGCAGAGAAAACCCTGACGTTGAAGATGTTCAAGAAGCGAGTTCCGATAGCGCCTCGTGGATGGGAACACTTTAAAACAACCATTCCAAAATCACGAATGCGCAAAGGTGGAATCTTCTCCTAA
- a CDS encoding cupin domain-containing protein — protein sequence MRMDVTNIESLATFSSEKYVKVPLGHTKGLGRLLCFEPRQEVPLHMHPEADEVFYVVKGVAVFAVGEETIQVSAGSLARADAGTRHGWKNGSGNLILLSVLVPLSSYLVAEQAAKMEFV from the coding sequence ATGAGAATGGATGTTACGAATATAGAGTCCTTGGCGACGTTTTCATCAGAGAAGTACGTAAAAGTGCCCCTTGGGCACACAAAGGGGCTTGGGCGTTTGCTGTGCTTTGAGCCAAGGCAGGAAGTGCCTTTGCATATGCATCCTGAAGCTGACGAAGTGTTCTATGTGGTGAAGGGTGTGGCAGTGTTCGCTGTGGGGGAAGAGACAATTCAGGTGTCGGCTGGAAGCCTAGCCAGAGCCGATGCAGGAACACGTCACGGCTGGAAAAATGGCTCGGGGAATCTCATCTTACTTTCAGTGCTGGTGCCGCTTTCAAGTTATCTTGTTGCCGAGCAGGCGGCGAAGATGGAATTTGTTTAG
- a CDS encoding aldo/keto reductase translates to MNGAIPKRPLGSTGEMVSLLTVGGFHIGLPSDFEVGVQIIRTAIDNGVNFLDNACCYHGGKSEEIMGRALKEGYREKVVLMTKNHGRDYETFKRHLELSLTRLQVDCIDVVQFHEVIEEGMPERLFKDGAVDAAVEARKEGKIRFIGFTGHKKPSIFLDMLQRNFKWDTVQLPVSVLDYHFRSFTQEIIPILVERKIGVIGMKSLAGGNAIRTGTLKAEECVRYSMSLPVSTVVVGMESLNLLKKHLKVAATFSEMSETEKSELLQRSEPFGERGEYEPYKTTKHYDSGL, encoded by the coding sequence ATGAACGGGGCTATTCCCAAGCGTCCTCTGGGCTCCACAGGTGAAATGGTGTCACTGTTAACTGTGGGCGGGTTCCACATAGGTTTGCCATCCGACTTCGAGGTTGGCGTGCAGATTATCCGCACAGCAATCGATAATGGCGTGAACTTTCTGGACAATGCGTGTTGCTATCACGGTGGAAAGAGCGAGGAGATCATGGGGCGTGCGTTGAAAGAGGGTTATAGGGAAAAAGTTGTGTTGATGACTAAGAACCACGGTCGTGATTATGAAACCTTCAAGAGGCATCTGGAACTGAGCTTGACGAGACTTCAGGTTGACTGCATCGATGTGGTTCAGTTCCACGAAGTAATCGAGGAGGGCATGCCTGAACGCCTCTTCAAAGATGGTGCAGTGGACGCTGCGGTTGAAGCACGAAAGGAAGGCAAGATTCGTTTCATAGGTTTCACAGGGCACAAGAAGCCAAGCATCTTCTTGGACATGCTGCAAAGAAACTTCAAATGGGACACAGTTCAACTGCCCGTAAGCGTTTTAGACTACCACTTCAGGAGCTTCACACAGGAGATCATTCCCATCCTTGTTGAACGCAAAATCGGAGTCATCGGCATGAAAAGCCTCGCCGGAGGAAACGCCATAAGAACGGGCACATTGAAGGCTGAAGAATGCGTTCGCTACTCCATGTCACTGCCAGTTTCAACAGTCGTGGTTGGCATGGAATCCCTTAATCTACTCAAGAAACACCTCAAAGTTGCAGCCACGTTCAGCGAAATGTCTGAAACCGAGAAATCAGAGCTCTTGCAGAGGTCGGAACCTTTTGGAGAGAGAGGCGAATACGAACCATATAAGACCACTAAGCATTATGACAGCGGCCTGTAA
- the fen gene encoding flap endonuclease-1: MGVNLRDLVPKTTVNLTDLNGKSIAIDAYNALYQFLAIIRQPDGTPLKDHTGRVTSHLSGLLYRTSNLVEMGIKAAYVFDGVPPTLKEVEIKRRAHVKEEALVKYEKALQEGKMEEARTYAQMTSRLKDYMADDAKHLLKLLGIPWVQAPSEGEAQAAHMTMKGDTDYCASQDYDSLLFGAPKLLRNVTISGRRKLPRKNVYVEVVPETIELDKVLDELGITREQLVDIGILVGTDFNPEGVKGIGPKTALQLIKEHGTIEKVVLSLKEAKIPVEPQRIREIFLHPNVRDDYPLAWREPDVEGVVAFMCGERDFDEERVRKALEKMSVGIKKSKGATTLEQWFGKA, encoded by the coding sequence ATGGGCGTCAACCTCCGCGACTTGGTTCCAAAAACCACAGTCAACCTAACCGACTTGAACGGCAAATCCATAGCCATAGACGCATACAACGCACTCTACCAGTTCCTAGCTATCATACGACAACCAGACGGCACACCACTCAAAGACCACACAGGCAGGGTGACAAGCCACCTCAGCGGCTTGCTCTACCGCACCAGCAACCTAGTCGAAATGGGCATCAAAGCCGCCTACGTGTTCGACGGCGTCCCACCCACGCTTAAGGAAGTGGAAATCAAACGCCGCGCCCACGTAAAAGAAGAAGCCCTAGTCAAATACGAAAAAGCACTGCAGGAAGGCAAAATGGAGGAAGCTCGCACATATGCCCAAATGACCTCACGGCTCAAGGACTACATGGCAGACGACGCCAAACACCTGCTCAAACTACTGGGCATACCGTGGGTGCAGGCGCCAAGCGAAGGCGAAGCCCAAGCTGCCCACATGACCATGAAGGGCGACACAGATTACTGTGCCAGCCAAGACTACGACAGCCTATTATTCGGCGCACCAAAACTCTTACGCAACGTAACCATCAGCGGAAGAAGAAAGCTGCCCAGAAAAAACGTGTACGTCGAAGTTGTGCCTGAAACAATTGAACTAGACAAGGTGCTGGATGAACTGGGCATCACACGCGAGCAGTTGGTGGACATAGGCATACTAGTAGGCACGGATTTCAACCCTGAAGGCGTGAAGGGCATCGGACCCAAAACAGCATTGCAGTTGATTAAAGAGCATGGAACCATAGAGAAAGTCGTGCTCTCGCTTAAGGAAGCCAAGATTCCAGTTGAGCCTCAGCGTATACGCGAGATTTTTCTGCACCCAAATGTCAGGGACGATTATCCTCTGGCTTGGCGTGAACCAGATGTGGAAGGCGTGGTCGCGTTCATGTGTGGTGAACGAGACTTTGACGAGGAACGGGTGAGAAAGGCTTTAGAAAAAATGAGTGTGGGCATAAAGAAGAGCAAGGGCGCAACTACGTTAGAACAGTGGTTTGGCAAGGCTTAG
- a CDS encoding DUF367 family protein — MAEKGQVRISIYHAEQDDPRKCTTLKLKRFRLARVVRHIKALPRGAVILNPFSEKAFSPADRAAIIRHGLAAIDCSWIHATQVFELSMRGVCRALPYLVAANPVNYGSPTKLSTVEALAAALCIAGFAGEAQKLLSKFKWGPEFLRLNQVYLDAYADAKNSAEIVELQSRFMA, encoded by the coding sequence TTGGCTGAAAAAGGACAAGTCAGGATATCTATATACCACGCTGAGCAAGATGACCCAAGAAAGTGTACAACGCTGAAGCTCAAGCGCTTCAGATTGGCGCGTGTGGTTCGGCACATCAAGGCGTTGCCGCGTGGTGCTGTAATTCTGAACCCTTTTTCTGAAAAAGCCTTTTCGCCCGCCGACCGTGCAGCGATAATCCGGCATGGATTGGCCGCCATTGACTGCAGCTGGATACATGCTACTCAAGTGTTCGAACTTAGTATGCGTGGTGTTTGCAGAGCGTTGCCATACTTGGTGGCTGCTAACCCTGTTAACTATGGCTCGCCAACAAAGCTAAGCACAGTTGAAGCATTGGCCGCCGCCTTGTGTATCGCAGGCTTCGCTGGAGAAGCCCAGAAGCTCCTTTCCAAGTTCAAGTGGGGACCTGAATTCCTCAGGCTGAACCAAGTGTATCTTGATGCCTACGCGGATGCCAAAAATAGTGCGGAAATCGTAGAGTTGCAAAGCAGGTTCATGGCGTAG
- a CDS encoding Lrp/AsnC ligand binding domain-containing protein encodes MPMAFVLINAEIGSEEEVLKELKKVEGVVEAFVVYGVYDVVAKIRSDTMDRLKDIVTWHVRRLNKVRSTLTMIVVETP; translated from the coding sequence TTGCCTATGGCTTTCGTGTTGATCAACGCTGAGATTGGTTCAGAGGAAGAAGTGTTGAAGGAATTGAAGAAAGTGGAGGGCGTGGTTGAAGCTTTCGTGGTCTATGGGGTCTATGATGTTGTTGCCAAGATCAGGTCGGACACGATGGATAGACTTAAAGACATTGTTACATGGCATGTGCGCCGTTTGAACAAAGTTCGCTCCACGCTGACTATGATAGTGGTTGAGACGCCTTAG
- a CDS encoding NAD(P)H-hydrate dehydratase — translation MSISSREMRALETNAEYYGVSKLQLMENAGRAVADEIAARFKPSKARIAVFCGLGGNGGDGFVAARHLISHGFQVEVVLAGKSSEITDKAAQANWNALQPLRQSIAIHEIHDSAIIPDFEADVVIDALLGIGLKGEPRPPMRQLIAKINSKEAFRLAVDVPSGINSDTGEAIDEAVEADLTITFHKPKPGLEKAKKHAGEVIVASVGLPPLLERFAGPGDVQIVEKPRPPSAHKGDFGRLLVVGGSETFSGAPALVALAAYRAGVDLVHVAAPTRTAYALSSMSADLITIKLEGDHLSPRNIAAIEPFLVKSTAVAMGPGLGLHKDTKESIKDMLKLVEKHKIPVLLDADGLKAFAEFKRQLKSRTVLTPHPGEYRILTGHELSDDVEQRAAEVQKTAQELNCVIVLKGNTDIISDGKRTKLNFTGNPGMTVGGTGDVMSGIIAAFLAQGTESFEAAVAGAFINGAAGDFVASEKGYHMVATDLFEWIPKVINDPMSHLRVRRVG, via the coding sequence TTGTCGATTTCAAGCAGGGAAATGCGCGCCCTCGAAACTAATGCTGAATACTACGGCGTGTCAAAGCTTCAGCTCATGGAAAACGCTGGCAGAGCCGTAGCGGACGAAATCGCAGCTCGGTTCAAACCAAGCAAGGCTCGAATCGCAGTTTTTTGCGGGCTAGGTGGGAATGGAGGCGATGGCTTCGTAGCCGCTAGGCATCTGATCAGCCATGGTTTTCAGGTTGAAGTTGTGTTAGCTGGAAAGTCAAGCGAAATCACAGACAAGGCGGCTCAAGCAAACTGGAACGCGCTGCAACCTTTGAGGCAGAGCATAGCCATACACGAAATTCATGATTCAGCCATAATTCCAGACTTTGAAGCTGATGTTGTAATCGATGCTCTGCTGGGAATTGGGTTAAAAGGCGAGCCGCGACCGCCGATGCGCCAGTTAATAGCTAAAATCAATAGCAAGGAAGCATTTCGCTTGGCGGTTGACGTGCCCTCAGGAATTAACTCGGACACAGGCGAGGCAATCGATGAAGCAGTTGAAGCGGATCTAACAATAACTTTCCATAAGCCGAAACCCGGGTTAGAAAAAGCCAAGAAACACGCGGGCGAGGTAATCGTAGCTTCAGTAGGATTGCCTCCGCTTCTTGAACGGTTTGCAGGACCAGGCGATGTTCAAATAGTCGAGAAACCTCGCCCACCCTCAGCGCACAAAGGAGATTTTGGCAGATTGCTCGTAGTAGGTGGAAGCGAAACTTTTTCGGGTGCACCAGCCCTCGTTGCGTTAGCCGCTTACCGAGCTGGCGTAGACCTAGTTCATGTTGCAGCCCCAACAAGGACTGCCTATGCCCTATCTTCAATGTCAGCTGACCTAATCACAATCAAACTGGAGGGCGACCATCTCAGTCCGCGCAACATAGCTGCAATCGAGCCTTTCCTAGTGAAGTCAACTGCCGTTGCCATGGGCCCAGGTCTAGGACTGCACAAAGACACAAAAGAGTCCATCAAAGACATGTTGAAGCTTGTCGAAAAACACAAAATCCCCGTGTTGCTCGACGCTGACGGACTGAAAGCGTTTGCGGAGTTCAAGCGTCAACTGAAGTCGCGCACAGTATTGACTCCACATCCGGGGGAATACCGAATTCTAACAGGCCACGAGCTGTCGGACGATGTAGAGCAGAGAGCCGCAGAGGTCCAAAAGACAGCCCAAGAACTGAACTGCGTGATCGTGCTCAAAGGAAACACCGACATAATATCTGATGGTAAACGGACAAAGCTCAATTTTACAGGAAATCCAGGAATGACCGTCGGAGGAACAGGCGATGTAATGTCTGGCATAATCGCTGCTTTCTTGGCGCAGGGCACCGAATCCTTCGAAGCAGCGGTTGCAGGAGCTTTCATAAACGGTGCCGCGGGAGACTTCGTGGCCTCAGAAAAAGGTTACCACATGGTCGCCACCGACCTATTCGAATGGATTCCTAAAGTAATAAACGACCCCATGTCGCATCTGAGAGTGCGAAGAGTTGGCTGA
- a CDS encoding tRNA(Ile)(2)-agmatinylcytidine synthase, with translation MITLHIGIDDTDSPQAGCTTYVASLLVERLHALGVLFIDYPNLVRLNPNVPWKTRGNGALCLRVRCDEAQVEDIVEVVVDAVETNSDLSHAGTEPGLVLLPGEKISVELTAFAKKAIQGIVKMKNALNLISEYKAEAVGFKTGRGIIGALAAVGETLAEDHTFELIAYRVPANYGTRRRVDADSVFKMNEKTEPFTFNNIDSEKRRILISPHGPDPILYGIRGQTANIVKKAHQMVRCFEPVERWTVFRTNHGTDAHLRQVASIKDIRAYHPVVVKGAVSKPPWIVPRRHVVFTIKDATGQIDCAAYEPTGGLRRKASELIVGDAIEACGGVRSGSRTGPMTVNLEKFQVTRLEPKLAFMNPLCLRCGKRMKSMGAGQGFRCGRCGFRSVKVKKHMTEIKRGLESELYVTSPRSQRHLTKPLSRYGMENMHKPRRMVLQWFWVNKNPNLVP, from the coding sequence ATGATCACGCTACATATCGGGATAGATGATACCGACTCGCCTCAAGCAGGCTGTACCACGTATGTGGCGTCGCTTTTGGTTGAAAGACTTCATGCTCTGGGCGTCTTGTTCATCGATTATCCAAACCTTGTGCGACTAAACCCAAACGTGCCGTGGAAGACCCGTGGAAATGGCGCTTTATGCTTGAGGGTGAGGTGTGACGAAGCGCAGGTTGAAGACATTGTGGAAGTCGTTGTTGACGCCGTGGAAACCAATAGCGACTTGTCGCATGCCGGCACTGAACCTGGCTTGGTGTTACTACCTGGGGAGAAGATTTCCGTTGAGCTGACTGCTTTTGCGAAGAAAGCGATTCAAGGCATAGTCAAAATGAAAAACGCGCTCAACTTAATCAGCGAGTACAAGGCAGAGGCTGTGGGCTTCAAAACTGGACGCGGAATCATCGGAGCCCTTGCAGCGGTAGGGGAGACTCTTGCTGAAGATCATACTTTTGAACTGATTGCGTACAGAGTCCCCGCGAACTATGGGACCAGAAGACGAGTCGACGCCGACTCAGTTTTCAAGATGAACGAGAAAACCGAGCCATTCACATTCAACAACATTGACTCAGAAAAGAGGCGAATTCTCATCTCGCCTCATGGACCTGATCCTATCCTCTACGGCATTAGAGGACAAACAGCCAACATTGTCAAGAAAGCTCACCAGATGGTCCGTTGTTTCGAACCAGTTGAGCGTTGGACCGTATTTCGCACAAACCATGGCACAGACGCCCATCTTCGACAAGTTGCCTCAATCAAAGACATACGAGCGTATCATCCAGTGGTTGTCAAAGGCGCAGTTTCCAAGCCGCCGTGGATAGTCCCTCGAAGGCACGTTGTGTTCACAATCAAGGATGCAACCGGGCAGATTGACTGTGCCGCTTACGAGCCCACTGGCGGCTTGAGAAGGAAAGCCTCTGAACTGATTGTTGGAGATGCAATTGAAGCATGTGGCGGTGTTCGTTCTGGGTCGCGCACTGGGCCGATGACCGTGAATCTGGAGAAGTTTCAGGTGACCCGTCTGGAGCCGAAGCTTGCTTTCATGAATCCATTGTGTCTGCGTTGTGGCAAACGTATGAAGTCTATGGGTGCTGGACAAGGCTTCAGGTGCGGTAGATGTGGTTTTCGTTCTGTTAAAGTCAAGAAACATATGACTGAGATTAAGAGAGGCTTGGAATCGGAACTCTATGTCACGTCGCCTCGTTCGCAACGTCATTTGACGAAACCTCTCAGTCGCTATGGGATGGAAAATATGCACAAGCCCAGAAGGATGGTTTTGCAGTGGTTTTGGGTCAACAAGAATCCAAACCTCGTGCCCTAA
- a CDS encoding putative sugar nucleotidyl transferase, with protein MILALFEDQTYENFLPITYIRPVYECRTGMFTLLERTQHSLQASRLICFTRKYLAPTLRKRITLPVNEPNVIEDDLLLINGTLILDQGTKQLIQKKITSNTLMMQNGRVAAAHLSQNTAQGYADELCTPLTSQSIKKLSRNCKQVETSKLPLLTYPWELVNHNAELIKRDYTTEGKNETEGTIDSKATVYGKKTDVHVGKNSFIEAHVTLDARSGPIYVGNGTNVQSGSRITGPAYIGDKVTIASGLLREGCSIGPVCRIGGELEETIIQGYTNKYHTGFIGHAYIGEWVNIGAATTNSDLKNTYGNIQVDIQGKNVDTATTKVGCFIGDHAKTSIGTQIYTGKKIGIASHVHGFVTKDVPSFTIWSESLGSKPAELYLKSAIETQKRVMARRNVKQSKEDIELLTKLFEITAPERKKSGVARKKFAF; from the coding sequence ATGATTCTCGCCCTATTCGAAGATCAAACCTACGAGAACTTCCTTCCAATAACATACATAAGGCCAGTTTACGAATGCCGAACAGGAATGTTCACCCTGCTCGAACGCACGCAACACTCCTTGCAGGCATCAAGGCTCATCTGCTTCACACGGAAGTATCTCGCGCCAACCCTGAGGAAGCGAATCACACTTCCCGTGAACGAACCAAACGTTATCGAAGACGATCTTCTTCTGATAAACGGAACTCTAATCTTAGACCAAGGAACCAAACAACTCATTCAGAAAAAAATCACCAGCAACACTCTGATGATGCAAAACGGACGAGTAGCCGCTGCGCACCTAAGCCAAAACACAGCTCAAGGGTACGCAGATGAACTGTGCACACCCCTAACCAGCCAAAGCATAAAGAAACTCTCAAGAAACTGCAAGCAAGTCGAGACTTCAAAACTGCCTTTGCTCACGTACCCATGGGAGTTAGTAAACCACAACGCAGAACTGATCAAAAGAGACTACACAACTGAAGGAAAAAACGAAACCGAAGGAACAATCGACAGCAAAGCCACCGTCTACGGCAAGAAAACAGACGTACACGTGGGCAAGAACTCATTCATCGAAGCCCATGTGACTTTAGATGCACGGAGCGGACCCATATACGTTGGTAACGGCACCAATGTGCAGTCGGGCTCCAGAATCACAGGTCCAGCATACATAGGCGACAAGGTGACAATTGCAAGCGGATTGCTCCGCGAAGGCTGCAGCATCGGACCTGTCTGCCGGATAGGTGGCGAACTGGAAGAAACAATAATTCAAGGCTACACAAACAAGTATCACACAGGCTTCATAGGCCACGCCTACATCGGCGAATGGGTAAACATAGGAGCAGCCACAACCAACTCAGACCTAAAGAACACATACGGAAACATCCAAGTAGACATACAAGGAAAAAACGTGGACACAGCCACAACCAAAGTAGGCTGCTTCATAGGAGACCACGCCAAAACATCAATCGGCACACAAATCTACACAGGTAAGAAAATCGGAATTGCATCACACGTGCATGGCTTCGTAACCAAAGATGTACCTTCATTTACAATATGGTCAGAAAGCCTGGGGTCAAAACCAGCGGAACTCTACCTGAAGTCAGCCATCGAAACACAAAAGCGAGTTATGGCAAGAAGAAACGTTAAACAGAGCAAAGAAGACATCGAACTGCTCACGAAGCTTTTTGAAATCACCGCCCCAGAACGGAAGAAATCAGGTGTAGCCAGAAAGAAATTCGCGTTCTAA